One window from the genome of Brachyspira hampsonii encodes:
- a CDS encoding D-2-hydroxyacid dehydrogenase, whose amino-acid sequence MNKPKIAVLDGAILNPGDISWGEIESIADLTVYDRTDYDKVPEAAKDAWGILNSKVVIDRKLMKSLPNLKYIGMLATGYNSIDIEAAKELGITVTNVRGYGPQSVAQLVMAFVLSLSFRIVEHNNQVHNGDWVRCKDYSFSSYPLMEIENKTMGIFGFGDIGKEVAKMASAMGMKVLVYSRSKKENVENASSIDELFERADFLSLNAPLNKETENIVNKDLLSKMKKTAFLINTSRGGVIVEKDLAYSLNNDIIAGAALDVLSKEPPTEDNPLLTAKNCYITPHFAGNTLEARTRLMHKVYENIKAFLEGNPINVLTK is encoded by the coding sequence ATGAATAAACCTAAAATAGCAGTGCTTGACGGAGCTATATTGAATCCCGGAGATATATCTTGGGGAGAAATAGAAAGCATAGCAGATTTAACAGTTTATGATAGAACCGATTATGATAAAGTGCCTGAAGCTGCTAAAGATGCTTGGGGTATATTGAACAGCAAAGTTGTTATTGATAGAAAATTAATGAAATCATTGCCTAATTTAAAATATATAGGAATGCTTGCAACAGGATATAACAGCATAGATATTGAAGCTGCCAAAGAATTGGGGATTACTGTTACAAATGTTAGGGGATACGGTCCTCAGTCTGTGGCTCAGCTTGTAATGGCTTTTGTATTATCGCTTTCTTTTAGGATAGTTGAACATAATAATCAGGTTCATAATGGCGATTGGGTAAGATGTAAGGATTATTCTTTCAGTTCTTATCCTTTAATGGAGATAGAAAATAAAACTATGGGTATATTTGGTTTCGGCGATATAGGAAAAGAAGTTGCCAAAATGGCTTCGGCTATGGGTATGAAAGTTTTAGTTTATTCAAGAAGCAAAAAAGAAAATGTTGAAAATGCTTCTAGTATAGATGAGCTTTTTGAGAGAGCCGATTTCTTATCGCTCAATGCACCTTTAAATAAAGAAACAGAAAATATTGTCAATAAAGATTTGCTTTCAAAGATGAAAAAAACAGCATTTTTAATTAATACTTCAAGGGGAGGAGTGATAGTTGAAAAAGATTTAGCATATTCTCTTAATAACGATATCATAGCAGGAGCAGCTTTAGATGTGCTTTCAAAAGAGCCGCCTACAGAAGATAATCCTCTGCTTACAGCTAAGAATTGTTATATAACTCCGCATTTTGCCGGAAATACTTTAGAGGCTAGAACAAGGCTTATGCATAAAGTTTATGAGAATATAAAGGCATTCTTGGAAGGAAATCCTATCAATGTTTTAACTAAATAA
- a CDS encoding aminotransferase class I/II-fold pyridoxal phosphate-dependent enzyme encodes MNKKIFLDKNENPYKPSKNIIKELEKFDIASLRFFPDYSPQKLDEQMAKYLNIENDNIISVNGMYEAFACIINSYDKYKIFLQEPYRDLYIMIFSYYKMHYDVIKAREDYNISLKNNIKNKNSIIIASNPNAETGMFINIKEIEEFLKGYEGIYVIDESYINFAGESAVKLINEYKNLIIIRSIAHSHSISGLNINFIVSNSQNIENMSKLRQKYSVNKISETIMTAALQDEKTSYNNIFDIVLERERLDTILSKEGFIVIPSRANFLLIKHVNKESDYIYEELIKRNIFVKKYDKENILSDFLRVTISAHKINNILINTLKDILYNN; translated from the coding sequence ATGAACAAAAAAATTTTTTTAGATAAAAATGAAAATCCATACAAGCCGTCAAAAAATATTATTAAAGAGCTTGAGAAATTTGATATTGCATCTCTAAGATTTTTTCCGGATTACAGCCCGCAGAAATTAGACGAGCAAATGGCTAAATATCTTAATATAGAAAATGATAATATAATTTCTGTTAATGGTATGTATGAGGCTTTTGCATGCATTATCAACTCTTATGATAAATATAAAATATTTCTTCAGGAGCCTTACAGAGATTTATACATCATGATTTTTTCGTATTATAAAATGCATTATGATGTGATTAAAGCCAGAGAAGATTATAATATTTCTCTTAAAAACAATATCAAAAATAAAAATTCAATTATAATAGCAAGCAATCCTAATGCAGAAACCGGTATGTTTATAAATATAAAAGAAATAGAAGAGTTTTTAAAAGGTTATGAAGGAATATATGTTATAGATGAATCATATATCAATTTTGCCGGTGAAAGTGCTGTCAAATTAATTAATGAATATAAAAATTTAATTATAATAAGATCCATTGCACATTCTCATTCTATATCAGGACTTAATATTAACTTTATAGTATCTAATTCTCAAAATATAGAGAATATGTCAAAATTAAGACAGAAATACTCAGTAAATAAAATCTCTGAAACCATAATGACAGCAGCCTTGCAAGATGAAAAAACTTCGTATAATAATATATTCGATATAGTTTTGGAAAGAGAGAGATTGGATACAATATTGAGCAAAGAAGGCTTTATCGTAATACCTTCAAGAGCAAACTTCCTCTTAATAAAACATGTAAATAAAGAATCTGATTATATATACGAAGAACTTATAAAAAGAAATATATTCGTAAAAAAATATGATAAAGAAAACATACTATCTGATTTTCTAAGAGTTACAATATCCGCTCATAAAATAAATAATATCCTTATAAATACATTAAAAGATATTTTATATAATAATTAA
- the xerD gene encoding site-specific tyrosine recombinase XerD — protein sequence MSVKQVSDQEILSMYLNYEAVEKGLSSNTLESYKRDIVIYLDFLNRNKKSILKATRKDIEKFLSERKEQGSKSRTVARNKVSIVNLYKFLVMENYISKNPTDNLEVIRLKRVLPESLTTTEVDDLLSVHNEKTDKGLRDKAIFELMYSSGLRVSEICSLKIDDIFFEGKYLKICGKGKRERIVPINDRALDILQRYIQTSRVIMVKGKKTSELFLNFRGDKISRVGIWKIVKEAMKKSKIEKNIYPHTLRHSFATHLIQHGADLRAVQRMLGHSDITTTEIYTHVDSAHLKKQISKHPKHSKHARQNTNI from the coding sequence ATGTCAGTAAAACAGGTTTCCGATCAAGAAATATTATCAATGTACTTAAACTATGAAGCAGTGGAGAAAGGATTATCATCAAATACTTTAGAATCCTATAAAAGGGATATTGTGATATATCTTGATTTTTTAAACAGAAATAAAAAATCCATTTTAAAAGCTACAAGAAAAGATATTGAAAAATTTTTAAGTGAAAGAAAAGAACAAGGTTCAAAATCCAGAACTGTAGCTAGAAACAAAGTAAGCATAGTTAATCTTTATAAATTTTTGGTTATGGAGAATTATATTTCTAAAAACCCTACAGATAATTTAGAGGTTATACGCTTAAAAAGAGTATTGCCTGAATCCCTTACAACAACAGAGGTAGATGATTTGCTTTCAGTTCATAATGAAAAGACCGATAAGGGATTAAGGGATAAGGCTATATTTGAACTTATGTATTCTTCCGGACTTAGAGTTAGTGAAATTTGCTCTTTAAAGATAGATGATATATTTTTTGAAGGTAAGTATTTAAAGATATGCGGTAAGGGAAAAAGAGAGAGAATAGTACCTATTAATGACAGAGCCTTAGACATTTTGCAAAGATATATTCAGACAAGCAGAGTCATAATGGTTAAGGGTAAAAAGACTTCAGAATTGTTTTTAAACTTTAGAGGAGATAAGATTTCAAGAGTAGGTATTTGGAAAATAGTTAAAGAGGCGATGAAAAAAAGCAAAATAGAAAAGAATATTTATCCTCATACTTTAAGACATAGTTTTGCAACACATCTTATACAGCATGGTGCAGATTTAAGAGCAGTACAGAGAATGCTCGGACATTCTGATATCACTACAACAGAAATTTATACGCATGTTGATTCTGCACATCTTAAAAAACAAATATCAAAACACCCTAAGCATTCTAAACATGCTAGACAAAATACTAATATATAA